A DNA window from Danio aesculapii chromosome 14, fDanAes4.1, whole genome shotgun sequence contains the following coding sequences:
- the LOC130240759 gene encoding uncharacterized protein LOC130240759, whose product MENIIEDYFRCGFTNREILILLEESHNIKLSLRTLERTLCRNQLWRRRNKTDEADVARFIHQQLQTSGRQHGYRWMHQKCWLSGIITDRETVRQLMRLLDGQGVDLRARGRLRRRMYNSRGPNYVWHIDGYDKLKPYGICINGCIDGFSRKMIWLEAYKTNNDPRVIAGYFLQAVAENNGFPQRIRIDHGTENTHLADMQTFFRGTASAESVTLGPSTGNQRIERWWSTLRSQCIQFWMDHFEQLKEDGHFVDTFIDKSLIQFCFQHSIQEELDEIVSAWNCHRIRPTHNPRAPSGRPSIMFAVPSLYGVQNFLHPIEQTKLSICKEECLVKDYPCDEDVFQLCVQLLDEHNLALSDDVYEITDLYLKLRELILEGLDLDD is encoded by the exons ATGGAAAATATTATAGAGGATTATTTTCGGTGCGGTTTTACTAATAGAGAAATCTTAATTTTATTGGAGGAATCACACAATATAAAGCTCAGTTTACGGACTCTTGAGAGAACGTTATGTAGGAATCAGTTGTGGCGGAGACGCAATAAAACAGACGAGGCCGACGTGGCACGTTTTATACACCAACAGCTACAGACATCGGGACGACAACATGGATATCGTTGGATGCACCAGAAATGTTGGCTGTCTGGCATTATTACAGACAGAGAAACTGTCCGCCAGTTGATGCGGCTGTTAGATGGACAAGGGGTTGATCTGCGCGCTCGCGGTCGTCTACGGCGACGCATGTATAACAGCCGCGGACCAAACTATGTTTGGCATATTGACGGATACGACAAGTTAAAACCTTACGGAATATGCATAAACGGATGCATTGACGGGTTTTCCAGAAAAATGATCTGGCTTGAAGCATACAAAACGAACAATGACCCACGAGTAATTGCGGGTTATTTCCTACAAGCTGTGGCTGAAAATAACGGATTTCCACAAAGAATTCGCATTGACCATGGAACTGAAAATACGCATTTAGCAGATATGCAGACATTCTTCAGAGGCACTGCTAGTGCCGAATCTGTCACTCTTGGTCCAAGCACGGGGAACCAGAGAATTGAACGATGGTGGTCCACTTTGAGAAGCCAGTGCATACAATTTTGGATGGATCATTTTGAACAGCTAAAAGAAGATGGGCACTTTGTTGATACGTTCATTGACAAATCTCTCATCCAGTTCTGTTTTCAGCATTCTATACAG gaaGAGCTTGATGAAATAGTCAGTGCCTGGAATTGCCACAGGATAAGGCCAACTCACAACCCACGTGCTCCCAGTGGTCGACCTTCAATAATGTTTGCAGTTCCCAGCTTATATGGAGTGCAGAATTTCTTGCATCCAATTGAACAAACAAAACTGAGTATTTGTAAAGAGGAGTGTTTAGTTAAAGACTACCCTTGTGATGAGGATGTCTTTCAACTGTGCGTACAACTCCTGGATGAACATAACCTTGCACTGTCAGATGATGTTTATGAAATTACAGACCTGTACCTTAAGCTTCGTGAACTGATCCTTGAAGGACTGGACTTGGATGACTAG
- the LOC130240372 gene encoding uncharacterized protein LOC130240372 — protein MDELIILLRERNIPETTIKRLEEDKIDVSVLLLMTDDQMKSYFPSYGDRLAVMGFCRRQEREPGKRTCRKSKLFERLKSKLTKRQKPDNSQTETQNTTKKHSQRIVRKIEMGWMHHDGQGFVQMRAKKGGGTRKLSVPKEWKRKELIEEAICLFFPNGKNSHGSISEFELDLTNYQEVSLDAESTVGEMYNASKLTMMRFYLTTKKVEKEVETESEEEMSDQMEDFHSNNQDQSLPSTSSGMNDFFPSEMDVIYVDSPVNDTASPFHSTEDHVAEDDLNVSFQSSLVTLPDYLDSSNVVTVLTGDIIGIDEQNLDDTLPLSPEPIAPQTKILVVHRGQIFSELIAHFCDETLTHTQSEVEVKLLLPNGQFEMGHDVGGVFRDCLSEFWQEFYDQCTLGNSFKVPFLRHDFGKEKWESVARIILFGWKKEKYLPIKLAPVILQQAIQGSVKSDLIENFLKYVSENECAVLESCRTDFCSADQEELLETLDNYSCRKIPTDENFKQILEELAHKTLIQEPAYVLEQWAGILGPLRKDLEEIEDVYCALQPTVRKIVQSLKFPETMNVQQKDITKHLTTYLRECDAKRQSLFLRFCTGSDLFIGKAITVDFTDLKGFERRPVAHTCGCFLRLSVHYDNYPDFRSEMNKVLESNIWVMDIV, from the exons ATGGACgaattaataattttactgaGGGAGAGAAACATTCCCGAAACAACTATCAAAAGACTGGAGGAAGACAAG attGATGTCAGTGTCCTACTGTTAATGACTGATGATCAAATGAAAAGCTATTTTCCTTCATATGGAGACAGACTGGCTGTGATGGGATTTTGTAGGAGGCAAGAAAGAGAACCAGGAAAGAGAACTTGCAGGAAGTCAAAGCTGTTTGAGCGCCTTAAATCAAAACTGACCAaaagacaaaaacctgacaattCACAAACTGAAACccaaaatactacaaaaaaacaTTCTCAGCGTATTGTAAGAAAAATTGAGATGGGGTGGATGCACCATGATGGGCAGGGCTTTGTTCAAATGAGAGCAAAAAAAGGAGGGGGAACAAGGAAGTTGAGTGTTCCAAAAGAATGGAAAAGGAAAGAGCTGATTGAGGAGGCAATTTGTCTgttttttccaaatggaaaaaattcTCATGGGAGTATTTCTGAGTTTGAATTGGATCTAACAAATTATCAGGAAGTGTCACTAGATGCAGAATCTACAGTGGGGGAAATGTATAATGCATCCAAACTCACAATGATGAGGTTCTACTTGACAACAAAAAAGGTGGAGAAAGAAGTGGAAACAGAAAGTGAAGAGGAAATGTCAGATCAAATGGAGGACTTTCATAGTAATAACCAGGATCAAAGCCTTCCCTCTACTTCCAGTGGGATGAATGACTTCTTTCCTTCAGAAATGGATGTTATTTATGTAGATAGTCCGGTTAATGACACTGCATCTCCCTTTCATTCCACAGAGGATCATGTTGCAGAAGATGACCTGAATGTATCTTTTCAAAGTTCTTTAGTGACCTTGCCTGATTACTTGGATTCAAGCAATGTAGTGACAGTACTCACTGGTGACATCATTGGAATAGATGAACAAAACTTAGATGACACTTTGCCGCTGAGCCCAGAACCCATTGCTCCACAGACAAAAATCCTTGTTGTTCATCGTGGACAAATATTTTCTGAGCTCATTGCCCATTTCTGTGATGAAACCCTTACTCATACACAGAGTGAAGTAGAAGTGAAGCTGCTCCTCCCAAATGGACAGTTTGAGATGGGCCATGATGTTGGTGGAGTGTTTCGGGATTGCTTATCAGAGTTTTGGCAGGAATTTTATGATCAGTGCACATTGGGGAACAGTTTTAAAGTTCCCTTTCTTAGACATGACTTTGGCAAAGAAAAGTGGGAAAGTGTGGCCCGAATAATTTTGTTCGGCTGGAAGAAAGAGAAATATCTCCCAATAAAACTTGCACCTGTCATCCTCCAGCAAGCAATACAGGGATCTGTGAAAAGTGATCTGATTGAGAACTTTTTGAAGTATGTCTCAGAAAACGAGTGTGCTGTGTTAGAAAGCTGCAGAACAGACTTCTGTAGTGCAGACCAGGAGGAATTGCTTGAGACCTTAGACAACTACAGTTGTCGAAAAATTCCAACAGATGAAAACTTCAAGCAAATTTTGGAAGAACTGGCTCACAAAACTCTCATTCAAGAGCCAGCTTATGTTCTTGAACAGTGGGCAGGCATACTTGGACCTCTGAGGAAGGACCTTGAGGAAATTGAAGATGTGTACTGTGCATTACAACCAACAGTGAGGAAAATTGTGCAATCTCTCAAATTTCCTGAAACAATGAATGTACAGCAAAAGGACATTACAAAGCACTTGACAACTTACTTGAGGGAGTGTGATGCAAAACGGCAGTCTCTGTTTCTTCGATTCTGTACTGGATCAGATTTGTTTATAGGCAAAGCTATAACAGTTGATTTCACAGACCTTAAAGGGTTTGAGAGAAGACCAGTGGCGCACACATGTGGCTGTTTTCTGAGACTTTCAGTGCACTATGACAACTACCCTGATTTCAGATCTGAAATGAACAAAGTCCTTGAAAGCAACATCTGGGTCATGGACATAGTTTAG